The Aspergillus flavus chromosome 2, complete sequence region CGAGCCCCAGACTCCCGCCGAGGAGGCCGAGCCTGCTGAGAAGGCCAAGTCGTATAACGACTACCTCGCTGAGAAGGCCGCTGCCGGTGACTTCAGCGCCAAGCCCGTCCGTGCCGCCAACGAGGGCACCAAGGCTGACTCCAAGTGGGCCAACGCCAAGGAATTCAAGCGTGAGGAGGACGAGAACTACATCAAGGGTTCCTCTGAAAAGGCCAAGCGTGAGAAGGCTCGCAAGGAGAAGAACATCCTTGAGGTCGACATGCGCTTTGTTGAGGCCCCCCGTGGCAACAGCGGTCCTCGTGGCCGTGGCGGCCGTGGCGGACGTGGTGCCCGTGGTGGCCGTGGCAACGGTCCCCGTAGCGAGCGCACTGAGCGCACCGCTCCTGTCACCGTGGACGAGAAGAACTTCCCCAGCCTTGGCGGCAAATAAATACAGTCAGTCTCATAGCGGGGGGGTATTCTACCGGCACACCTCGACGCCGGTCCACTGAAAGGTCGAAAACGAAAAGAATCTTGAAGAAACCCTTACGATGCCTCTTCCTGGAAAGTGACGTGATATGGATTGCGGGAAATGACACGAGACGAAACCCTTCGGTCCTCGCATTTAGGTTTAAAATGGCCCCGATGTAATTTGATTTGAATGTCAAAAAATAGGAAAGTGTGAAttcaaaccaaaaaaaaagttccTCTAGGAGGGATTACAGGTGAACCTGTAATTGTCTCTGTTTCTAAACCGATGATGGTAAACGTAGCATCCTTCGTGATCACTACTAGTAAAGAGAACATATCAACACCACAAAAATCCCCAACTCCAAGCAACCAAACCCAATACCCAATTTCATACCAGTAAAATAACAATTATACCATAAATAACTCATTCTTACCCAGCTACCCAACCTCCCTGACCACAAAACCGTCTTCCCCCAACTCATAAACCCCAAAAACACCCCTCCACATCGCCACCAACCCAGCCCTAAccacctccatctccacGCCCTGAATCCCAGACACATTCCCCCGATCCCCCAGATCAATAAACCCGCCCTGATCCAATCCCCACAGCGCCTCCTTCACCCAAACCCGACAACTCATCTCCTCCCGAAACAGCGACGAATACGCCGTCCGCGGCACATTCCCCAGACACTCCTCCAGCGCGCCCCGCAGCATCTCCACATCGTCAATGACGTCCACCTTGACGGCCGCGATGACCGGCTGCGATTGCAACTCGAGTAGATTGGCGGGCGCGCTGTTGTAGGACCAGAGTCGGCGGGGGGCTTTTTCGTCTGTGAGATCGTGTTTCGTGCCCCGGGTTAGGGGGCCGTGGGTGTTGGTTGTGTATAGGGACCAATGGAATGTGGAGGGTGTAGAGCAGGATTGGAGGAGTATGTAGAGGGTTGAGGGGGTTAGAGTGTTCATCTTTCaatactttctttttattttggaTTGTGTTTGATGGGGGTGTTGTTTGGGGGTGTTGTATggaggtatgtatattgAGGGTTATGAAGAGAAGTATGCTTGTAGGTAGATAGGTGGGTATAAAGATAGAAGCGTGTAGATAAGTAGGTAATAAAGGAGTGACTGGGATTCCAATTTGCTTTTTATACGGGTAGTAAGGGGCGCCTATGTGTATTCGCCGTATATCGTGACCTGGTTATTGGTCGTCTGGGGTTCTTTTCGGGTGATTTGCATAGTGGCTTGGAATGGGTGATTGTCGCTGTTTCTACACTGTAGCTGATTTGCTTGTGATTGTCTTCCTTGTGGAAGGTGAGTATGGGAGGAGATGAGGGTATTGCacttatctttcttcttctttgtttggcTACGCCATGGTTAGAGAGGATTGCACGGCATGCATACCATCGACAAGAATCACTTCCCACCACCTGCCAAACGGACTATAAGTCCTTCTTCCCATAGGGTCCAGGTGAAGATCGCCACACATCCTAATAGGGTTATCAGCCCCCAAGCTCTAGACGGGCCGAGCCAACATTACGATCGACAGAGCAGCTAATCCATATATTAGCCATGCACATCTGCATCTTGCTTCGGCCCTAACACTTGCCCCTCACCTTGCGTCGGCCCACCGCCATTCAGAACATTCGACTCGCCTGCTCCCCATTCAGTTGATCCTTGACGTGGGGGCTACGGAGATAGAGGCCCCAGTAGAACTAGAACATGTCTAGACTACACCAGTCTGAAGCTTAAACTGGCTGGCTGCCGTTATCATTGTCGCGTGCCATTGTACAATCCCAGCACTAGTGAAACGCAAATATGAACGAGCGAAAACCCAATCCTCCCTACTCAAAAATAGCAAGGCAGAACATCCTTATGGCATAAGGTTAGTGAGGAGCCGAGCCGCCTCGACGGTGGATTATGGCCATACCCACGCTGCGCGGGTGTATGGGACGGTCCAGATTAATCAAGCAAGGAGCGAATCAGGGCCATTGGGGGCGGAGTATGCCGTGTTGCATGCGTTTGGTCATGGCATATTTGCCATTGCATGCAGGGATGGCCGCTTGAGCGCAAAGCTTCAGTCGGGGCAGCCAATCCGGCCCCAGAtgggtttctttgtttgtttaCATGCACTTGATGTGCACAGACACGGGCAGTGCGGGCGTCGCTCCTGGATTGGCAAATTATGTGACGTTTCAGACTGTGGTCGGTTGTTCTCTGGGACAGACTTGTCTTGTCTTTTGCCTCTAGTGGGTAGGATTCCAGGTGAATGCGTGTCCTATCAGGTTGGACGTTGTAGTGGTTCTTGTTGGGTGTCGTGGCGATGAGAGGCTATGACTGGGGAAGAGACGGTGTTTGGCTGATTATGTGGTGTGGTAATGTTAGTGGGTGAGTTCTTGATGGATCCTATGCTATGAAACTGGAGGCTGCTCGTGATTTTGATATGCGTTGGCAGGTGACTTCCATTTGTGGAAGTCGGAGTATAGCCTGGTGTCATTCAGTCTGTTGTTCTTCTACTTTCGATTATTCCTCACCCTCCTAGTCTTGACTACGATCAGTTGATCACTATGTCTTTTCGGCCTGTCTACGAATTTCAGACCTGACTCTTTCACATGCCTCATCAGAAACACATCAGGTTCAGATTGAATCAGCCTGAAACCCAGGATATCCCCCGAaactccaccaccacaaactatatatagaaaaagaaccTACATCCAGACCTGCGGTGCGAGCCATGAACCGACAAAGGATTATCAAGAGTCTCAAAGATCTGAAACAAACGAAACATGAGCCAACGGGCATAAAAGGTAGGCTCCCACAGCCTTCCGATTATACTTTAATAGCCTCAAACAACTCCCTGGTGACCCGTCTAGTTGAAGTCTGATCAAAAATCCAGACTCTAGTTCGACGCTGTGGCGGCGCCAGGTTTTGTGGAAGAGATATCCAATCAAAATATATCTGTTTTGTTCCAGGTCTGTTATGGGTTCTTTTTGGCCACATTGAGGTAGAGCAGATTAGGCTAACCTGGCTCTTCTCTAGTCCTAGATATGCGCTGTGGACTTCTCATATTGGGAAGCATACAATATCTATGATGCATTGCTGTTGGTAAGTATACGAACAATACTGAGCAACGAACAGTGACCATGGCAGATGAGTGATCAATATGCGAGCAGTTGCAGTAGACCCTTTGAAATTTATATACGTATCTTGTCGCCTTCTTACATAGCTTTGGTCAATATCAAAGGTGCTATGCTTCATCTCTCCAAACTTTACCAGCTCTTACCAACCCTTCACATACACCGATTAGATAGGATATATACACGAATCCAAAAGATTACAATTCTACCCTCTCGGATTCATACCCGTCAAACTTGAACTTTTCCGCCGCTTTAGCTGCCATGGCCTCCCACTGGCTGAGCGTCTCAGCAGACGCTACCGAGTCATCTCCAAAGCCTGGCTTTCCGTTAAGGAAGGCCAATCCCTCCATCGCCCGACCTTCACAGGCACGCTGAAGAGCTAAAAAGGCAAAATGGCCCCCAATCACCGGTCGAGCAAAGAAGTTGGGCCCTGGGAACTCGCCCTTGCCTTCAGTATTGTGCAGATCAGTGAAGGGCAAGTCGGTCACCGTTTCGTTCACCCATCTCGCGACGGACTCGAGGATCTCACTACGCACGTCCTCACTGGCAACAGCCATAGAGAAGAACTCCCAGTCTGTCTTAGTGTACAGATGGCGGCTGTCCAAGGGAAGACCGTACTTTTGCCGTACATAGTGGTACCAGATGGACTGCTTCTGGTAGATGTGATGTGGGACGAATCCACTCTTCCCGGAGTGTGAGTGGAGTGACTTTTGACTGCCATGTGCAGGGGAAATGTCGGTGCCCTCCAGGTGGAAGCAAAGCTGGGCATCCGCATACAAGTTATAAATCGTAGTCCAAGATCCATACCAGTCATAGGCAAGTTTAGCATGCGTGCCGTCTCGAGACATGCCGAATTCTTCCCACTTCGCGATGTAGGTATCGGCGATATTCTGTATTTGAGTCAGGGGATCCACTCTCAAGTCTCATTGACTGTACCAACCTTATAATATGATGCATTCGCCTTGTGTCCAGCCACTTCGGCTAGCTTGCTCATGGCATTGATACCGATAATACCCTTAAGGGCAAGGTTCGTCTGAAGAGCCAGCCAGCCAGCGAAATCGTCCGTGGAAACTACATTCATTAGCTTCCCCTTCATTTTCGCAAAACAAAAGGGTCCTTACGTTGGTTAGCA contains the following coding sequences:
- a CDS encoding putative telomere and ribosome associated protein Stm1, with protein sequence MADVRSKNLYELLGNDPELDPSRPPAPPTKAIDKPAPRVGKRDAPKEAPSQPRAGQNSRRGNFSGNEAAFRDRNAGRNQNREKPTDEREGGARRGGRPRGDRQSRTGQTDTGKKVNQGWGGQSGEKELDDERAGEKIAQADENEPQTPAEEAEPAEKAKSYNDYLAEKAAAGDFSAKPVRAANEGTKADSKWANAKEFKREEDENYIKGSSEKAKREKARKEKNILEVDMRFVEAPRGNSGPRGRGGRGGRGARGGRGNGPRSERTERTAPVTVDEKNFPSLGGK